In a genomic window of Coprococcus eutactus:
- a CDS encoding RyR domain-containing protein, whose translation MMYKPQPVDTDDVILSEDLLALTEQIASNVHDVWAVGRISEGWTLGEIKNLEKKTTPLLVPYEELPESEKMYDRNTALETLKLIVKLGYKITCDKQ comes from the coding sequence ATGATGTACAAACCACAACCGGTTGACACAGATGATGTAATACTATCGGAGGACTTACTCGCATTAACAGAGCAGATAGCCTCAAATGTTCATGATGTATGGGCGGTAGGGCGAATATCAGAAGGCTGGACATTGGGCGAGATAAAGAATCTGGAGAAGAAGACAACTCCGTTGCTTGTGCCATACGAAGAACTGCCTGAGAGCGAGAAAATGTATGACAGGAATACAGCGCTTGAGACATTGAAGCTCATTGTTAAGCTGGGATACAAAATAACATGCGACAAGCAGTAA
- a CDS encoding RyR domain-containing protein — protein MIPCYIENIPLPDELDLSIGRIQAINCFASDVVLPEKLLKLTERIAKNVHDVFVKSRIEEGWVYGEFRDDIKKNKSNSSSV, from the coding sequence ATGATTCCTTGTTATATTGAGAACATTCCGCTTCCTGATGAATTGGATTTATCAATTGGAAGAATTCAGGCTATAAATTGTTTTGCTAGCGATGTAGTTCTGCCAGAGAAGTTACTAAAACTTACGGAGAGAATTGCCAAAAACGTACACGATGTCTTCGTTAAATCTAGAATTGAAGAAGGCTGGGTGTATGGGGAGTTTAGAGATGATATTAAAAAAAACAAATCCAACTCTAGTTCCGTATGA
- a CDS encoding RyR domain-containing protein: MGSLEMILKKTNPTLVPYDELPESEKEYDRNTALETLKLIVKLGYEIKSNRD; the protein is encoded by the coding sequence ATGGGGAGTTTAGAGATGATATTAAAAAAAACAAATCCAACTCTAGTTCCGTATGATGAACTTCCTGAGAGCGAAAAGGAATATGACAGAAATACTGCCTTAGAGACTCTGAAGTTAATTGTAAAGTTGGGCTATGAGATAAAGAGTAATAGAGATTAG